The following proteins come from a genomic window of Solwaraspora sp. WMMA2065:
- a CDS encoding cold-shock protein yields the protein MAIGTVKWFNADKGFGFITQDSGEADVFAHFTAIASSGFRTLEENQRVEFDVEQGQKGLQAANIRVI from the coding sequence ATGGCAATCGGCACCGTGAAGTGGTTCAACGCTGACAAGGGTTTCGGCTTCATCACCCAGGACAGCGGGGAAGCTGACGTCTTCGCCCACTTCACCGCGATCGCGTCCAGCGGTTTCCGTACCCTCGAAGAAAACCAGCGGGTGGAGTTCGACGTCGAGCAGGGCCAGAAGGGCCTGCAGGCGGCCAACATCCGGGTGATCTGA
- a CDS encoding AAA family ATPase has translation MTAEMLRAPAEIKYAEELDWLESIDDSPKPYSWRLSPKMVRLFILGSERADGLDREVPQKWFGDRSFVERSIVTLASDRGLLLIGDPGTGKSWLAELLAAAICRNSTLVVQGTAGTTEDHIKYSWNVSMVIAKGQSRQSMIPSPIMTAMEQGVIGRFEELTRSTSDVQDALISILSEKYVSIPELDSDNIVFAQPGFSIIATANSRDRGVNDLSSALKRRFNFVRIPVITNRRSEAEIVRFRTTELLRRHQIELEVPPTLLDVLLQSFADLRKAAASATSDDEKLESALSTAEQIGVLEDAILHSQFFGDRTLRAETLASSMVGSLARRSPEDLAILNKFWHGVIEPRSKADGGEWPAFLEGGRQSIATLS, from the coding sequence ATGACCGCAGAGATGCTGCGCGCCCCCGCCGAAATCAAGTACGCCGAGGAGCTCGACTGGCTCGAATCGATCGACGACAGCCCGAAGCCGTACTCGTGGCGGCTGAGCCCCAAGATGGTGCGTCTGTTCATCCTCGGCTCGGAACGCGCCGACGGCCTCGACCGCGAGGTCCCGCAGAAGTGGTTCGGTGACCGCAGCTTCGTCGAACGCAGCATCGTCACCCTCGCCTCCGACCGGGGGCTGCTGCTGATCGGCGACCCGGGCACGGGCAAGAGCTGGCTGGCCGAACTGCTCGCGGCCGCGATCTGCCGCAACTCGACCCTGGTGGTGCAGGGCACCGCCGGCACCACCGAGGACCACATCAAGTACTCGTGGAACGTGTCGATGGTCATCGCCAAGGGCCAGTCCCGGCAGTCGATGATCCCGTCGCCGATCATGACCGCGATGGAGCAGGGCGTCATCGGCCGGTTCGAGGAGCTGACCCGCTCCACCAGCGACGTGCAGGACGCACTGATCTCGATCCTGTCCGAGAAGTACGTCTCCATCCCGGAGCTGGACTCGGACAACATCGTCTTCGCCCAGCCCGGGTTCTCCATCATCGCCACCGCGAACAGCCGCGACCGGGGCGTCAACGACCTGTCGTCGGCGCTCAAGCGGCGGTTCAACTTCGTCCGGATCCCGGTGATCACCAACCGGCGCAGCGAAGCGGAGATCGTCCGGTTCCGCACCACCGAGCTGCTGCGTCGCCACCAGATCGAGCTGGAGGTGCCACCCACCCTGCTGGACGTGCTGTTGCAGAGCTTCGCCGACCTGCGCAAGGCCGCCGCTTCGGCGACCAGCGACGACGAGAAGCTGGAGTCTGCGCTGTCCACCGCCGAGCAGATCGGTGTGCTGGAGGACGCGATCCTGCACAGTCAGTTCTTCGGTGACCGGACGCTGCGCGCCGAGACCCTGGCCAGCTCGATGGTCGGTTCGCTGGCCCGGCGCAGCCCGGAGGACCTGGCGATCCTGAACAAGTTCTGGCACGGGGTGATCGAGCCGCGCAGCAAGGCCGACGGTGGCGAGTGGCCGGCCTTCCTCGAAGGCGGCCGGCAGAGCATCGCGACCCTGTCATGA
- a CDS encoding XRE family transcriptional regulator — protein sequence MRDELEEDSRPAWAQRLRSERTARGWSQSDAVRALRAHASEPLPSDIALLRNWKRWEAGSSEPDVFYKTLIAKTYGTVTAAFFPRQGGANIEADLLADSGLETLEILSRIRASDVSAAMLDALRIAADRLCCEYPYAPPYQLYVEGKAWLRRLMSLMDRRLTLAQHKEVLSLAGLVALLVGCVEYDLGLRREAESTRKAALALGEEAGDAAVVGWAHEMRAWYALTQGDYRGTIAAADIGVTKVPGQSVAVQLAAQQAKAWARIGDRRKVETALDRGRSLLESLPYPEDTDHHFVVDPSKFDFYAMDCYRLAREDQLAEIYAHEVIRSSTDPDGTERKPMRNAEARLTLGVVAARRGEIQEAVAYGRQALSGDRRSLPSLLMCSRELGQLLQEQYPKHPEALAFLDELRVLSSPAGPR from the coding sequence ATGAGGGATGAGCTTGAGGAAGACTCCCGGCCGGCGTGGGCGCAACGGCTTCGCTCGGAGCGAACTGCCCGGGGGTGGTCCCAGAGTGACGCGGTACGGGCGCTCAGGGCGCACGCATCCGAACCACTGCCCTCCGACATCGCCCTGTTGCGCAACTGGAAGCGGTGGGAAGCTGGTAGCTCCGAGCCCGACGTCTTTTACAAGACGCTGATTGCCAAGACCTACGGTACCGTCACGGCAGCGTTCTTCCCTCGCCAGGGTGGGGCAAATATCGAAGCGGACCTGCTGGCAGACAGTGGCCTGGAAACCCTGGAGATTCTCTCTCGCATTCGCGCCTCGGATGTCTCGGCAGCTATGCTTGACGCACTTCGCATTGCGGCCGATCGACTCTGCTGTGAGTACCCCTACGCTCCCCCGTATCAGCTCTATGTCGAGGGAAAGGCGTGGCTTCGACGCCTCATGAGTCTCATGGATCGCCGTTTAACGCTCGCGCAGCACAAAGAGGTTCTATCGCTTGCTGGTCTGGTTGCCTTGCTCGTCGGGTGTGTCGAATACGACCTAGGGCTACGGCGGGAAGCGGAAAGCACCCGTAAGGCGGCGCTGGCCCTCGGCGAGGAGGCGGGCGACGCTGCAGTTGTCGGGTGGGCGCACGAGATGCGCGCATGGTACGCGCTAACACAGGGTGACTACCGGGGAACGATAGCCGCCGCTGATATAGGGGTGACAAAGGTCCCCGGTCAAAGCGTTGCTGTGCAACTAGCAGCGCAGCAGGCCAAGGCATGGGCACGTATCGGAGACCGCAGAAAAGTAGAGACGGCACTTGATCGGGGCCGGTCACTCCTAGAGTCACTGCCCTACCCAGAGGATACCGACCACCATTTTGTGGTTGACCCGTCGAAGTTCGACTTTTACGCGATGGACTGCTACCGGTTGGCCAGAGAAGATCAGCTCGCCGAGATTTACGCTCATGAAGTCATACGGTCTTCCACCGACCCAGACGGCACCGAACGGAAGCCCATGAGGAACGCCGAGGCTCGTTTGACGCTAGGCGTGGTAGCGGCGCGGAGAGGGGAAATTCAGGAGGCAGTGGCCTACGGCCGACAAGCGCTGTCGGGCGACCGCAGGTCCCTACCGTCACTCCTCATGTGCTCCCGAGAGCTAGGGCAACTGTTGCAGGAGCAGTACCCGAAGCACCCTGAGGCGCTAGCCTTCCTGGACGAGCTACGAGTCCTCAGCAGCCCAGCAGGCCCCCGGTAG
- a CDS encoding helix-turn-helix domain-containing protein: MEEVAEQLDLHVRTVRSYIRDGRLPAVRIGKQYRIAPADLDAFTGRPAGSAGSAEPADPVVEVSAVVDVDGLTSTDADRLSTLLVAGAQGGSRASAAPPLRLQTGYDPARDRLKIVVFGGPDAVAEILSTIDAVTRAGSGMFRTDSGERAGDDG, translated from the coding sequence GTGGAAGAAGTCGCAGAGCAGCTTGACCTGCACGTGCGTACGGTGCGTAGTTACATCCGGGACGGACGGCTGCCGGCCGTACGGATCGGCAAGCAGTACCGGATCGCACCGGCCGACCTTGACGCGTTCACCGGCCGTCCGGCCGGGTCCGCAGGCTCCGCCGAGCCGGCCGACCCGGTGGTCGAGGTCTCCGCGGTGGTCGACGTCGACGGGTTGACGTCCACCGACGCCGACCGGTTGAGCACCCTGCTGGTCGCCGGGGCGCAGGGCGGCAGCCGGGCATCGGCCGCGCCTCCGCTGCGGCTGCAGACCGGGTACGACCCGGCGCGAGACCGGCTGAAGATCGTCGTCTTCGGTGGCCCGGACGCGGTCGCGGAGATCCTGTCCACGATCGACGCGGTGACGCGGGCGGGCAGTGGAATGTTCCGAACGGACAGCGGGGAGAGGGCGGGAGACGATGGCTGA
- a CDS encoding DUF4180 domain-containing protein has protein sequence MADEIVELAGVPVLVCAADGPTIASEQDALDVIGQTFAGAEIVAVPVARLDERFFALRSGLAGGIMQKFVNYRLRLVVVGDITGHTAGSTALRDLAVESNRGNQVWFVDDLDTLAARLS, from the coding sequence ATGGCTGACGAGATCGTCGAACTGGCCGGCGTGCCGGTGCTGGTCTGCGCCGCCGACGGGCCGACAATCGCCAGCGAGCAGGATGCGCTGGACGTGATCGGCCAGACGTTCGCCGGTGCCGAGATCGTGGCGGTCCCGGTCGCGCGGCTGGACGAACGCTTCTTCGCGCTGCGCAGCGGGCTGGCCGGCGGCATCATGCAGAAGTTCGTCAACTACCGGCTGCGGCTGGTCGTGGTCGGCGACATCACCGGCCACACCGCCGGCAGTACGGCGCTGCGTGACCTGGCCGTCGAGTCGAACCGGGGCAACCAGGTCTGGTTCGTCGACGACCTTGACACCCTCGCCGCCCGCCTCAGCTGA
- a CDS encoding VWA domain-containing protein, whose amino-acid sequence MTDSMINYHENRRQVLYWRLLARLFDGQEQAALERTSMAVVDELGLPAALLDPSVSIDTVVQRFPELADELPGLLVPQAEDESIGEQPAACGSEDDQAAGESSVQVGADEVRRAALASKLLLNVFATGSGDVSAGQLAGWQADAGWYQQACGATPGRRDGVLGTIEADLVRRMRLREVLADPALASQLTPSMSLIEQLLRDKSNLSGVALANAKALIRRFVDEVAEVLKTQVQQTSVGTIDRSVPPKRVFRNLDLNRTIWKNLPNWSPADERLYVDRLYYKQTAKRTTPARMIVVVDQSGSMVDAMVNCTILASIFAGLPKVDVHLVAYDTRALDLTPWVHDPFEVLLRTQLGGGTNGMAALELARPKIADPRNTVLVWISDFYEWKSQEVFDGLQAVHRSGARLIPVGSVSSGGQQSVNPWFRKRLKDQGTPVLSGHVRKLVVELKNFLT is encoded by the coding sequence ATGACCGATTCGATGATCAACTATCACGAGAACCGGCGCCAGGTGCTCTACTGGCGGCTGCTGGCCCGGCTGTTCGACGGGCAGGAGCAGGCCGCGCTGGAACGCACCAGCATGGCGGTGGTCGACGAGCTGGGGCTGCCGGCCGCGCTGCTCGACCCGTCGGTCTCCATCGACACCGTCGTGCAGCGTTTCCCCGAGCTGGCCGACGAGCTGCCCGGCCTGCTCGTGCCGCAGGCTGAGGACGAGAGCATCGGCGAGCAGCCGGCTGCGTGCGGCTCGGAGGACGACCAGGCCGCCGGCGAGTCGTCGGTGCAGGTCGGGGCCGACGAGGTACGCCGCGCCGCGCTGGCGTCGAAGCTGCTACTCAACGTCTTCGCCACCGGCAGCGGTGACGTGTCGGCCGGTCAGCTGGCCGGCTGGCAGGCCGACGCCGGCTGGTACCAGCAGGCCTGCGGGGCCACACCGGGGCGCCGCGACGGGGTGCTCGGCACCATCGAAGCCGACCTGGTACGGCGGATGCGGCTGCGCGAAGTGCTGGCCGATCCGGCGCTGGCCAGCCAGCTCACCCCGAGCATGTCGCTGATCGAGCAGCTGCTACGGGACAAGTCGAACCTGTCCGGGGTGGCGCTGGCCAACGCCAAGGCGCTGATCCGGCGGTTCGTCGACGAGGTCGCCGAGGTGCTCAAGACCCAGGTGCAGCAGACCAGCGTCGGCACCATCGACCGGTCGGTCCCGCCGAAGCGGGTGTTCCGCAACCTCGACCTGAACCGCACCATCTGGAAGAACCTGCCGAACTGGAGTCCGGCCGACGAGCGGCTCTACGTCGACCGGCTCTACTACAAGCAGACCGCGAAGCGGACCACCCCGGCCCGCATGATCGTCGTCGTCGACCAGTCCGGCTCGATGGTCGACGCGATGGTCAACTGCACCATCCTGGCCTCGATCTTCGCCGGACTGCCCAAGGTCGACGTGCACCTGGTCGCGTACGACACCCGGGCGCTGGACCTGACGCCGTGGGTGCACGACCCGTTCGAGGTGCTGCTGCGCACCCAGCTGGGCGGCGGCACCAACGGCATGGCCGCGTTGGAGCTGGCCCGGCCGAAGATCGCCGACCCGCGCAACACCGTGCTGGTGTGGATCTCCGACTTCTACGAGTGGAAGTCGCAGGAGGTCTTCGACGGGCTGCAGGCGGTGCACCGCAGCGGAGCCAGGCTGATCCCGGTCGGCTCGGTCTCCAGCGGCGGCCAGCAGAGCGTCAACCCGTGGTTCCGGAAGCGGCTCAAGGACCAGGGCACCCCGGTGCTGTCCGGGCACGTCCGCAAGCTCGTCGTCGAGCTCAAGAACTTCCTCACCTGA
- a CDS encoding DUF5682 family protein, translating into MSEPVTGAPITGAPITGAPITGAPSDSRFGALREQLADAATAFADSPDALTDILAGLVDDVDHALGEELEIFPVCHHSPSSALAMVRRLRDKQPKVIYVELCEDLQPLLIELRNCELPVALQAFASDLDGFPAGAGPLSVIAPITEASAEYQAIAYALETPGVELLLVDRSTDHVFQWQSDDRTDPAAAADGDDEPAQQSGQGQQQGQATGEDDEKALHGDAVGVGIGDLRPGFAELEAYLLHHGKVRHWSEWWDQYVEQPLIGADHDTYRQVMVMIGSLFRRLRPSDAARLDRDEDRERYMWTRIRDHLAAYGADPADCLYVCGAFHAASRVEQFGVRSTAPFEITAPTGTKWRYGLIPSSHSAIEAQFGLAGGTVSIAASTWQKALTGSRVTPYRLAGQQGGRKSSARKPKKAARPATGNGGGTAGAAVPGDDRLSGFLAAPSRPGELDEAELRGWSVDIVRLARRNGYLASTADAIAIFETAVLLAGMRNRRRPTPYDFADAAVTCIEKDVVPGRRDVRRLCEIMFGGDRIGRVGYDAMPPLARDVYDRLAPIGLDPKRRTVQRALLDLHGQPELRPCSDLLWMLRRLLPPEVVRPIMGERRLGEKSVQESWDVAIGRHQRSIIELGYEGVTIEQVLEQRLRRAAWDPQATAAHALAAVEDSLLFLSNRRLTDELGARAVQLLAAERTADGAPEVLQRIRQLLAYYRTSGEPELPAWCQDFVSTGYAHYCTLLPTAFVDDETGLRQVAAMLGFLMTMESVAMALGCDRTQLELAVRQSHPEVPAKIALHWAAQSQLGQLPLAELRERCADLLASPLTVGTFPHYLSGFVQALEPVPTLTPFVVEVLSAAFGHLPDPVLLPWLPMLITTLREQAGELVPILVREAGRTFPASLPALDSWTPPWAAAAPTATQTGMPGGGTAPAAEAARYAMSGPAPELLAEFPLAAVAVADLLDCAADPVGGAVAAPPAAGDLAVADLLERFPASAAGVAAHVGLVPAAG; encoded by the coding sequence ATGAGCGAGCCCGTCACGGGTGCGCCGATCACGGGTGCGCCGATCACGGGTGCGCCGATCACGGGTGCGCCGTCGGACAGCCGGTTCGGGGCACTGCGGGAGCAGTTGGCGGACGCCGCGACGGCGTTCGCCGACTCGCCCGACGCGCTGACCGACATCCTCGCCGGCCTGGTCGACGACGTCGACCACGCGCTCGGCGAGGAGCTGGAGATCTTTCCGGTCTGCCATCACTCCCCGTCGTCGGCGCTGGCGATGGTCCGCCGGCTGCGCGACAAACAGCCCAAGGTGATCTATGTGGAGCTGTGCGAGGACCTGCAGCCGCTGCTGATCGAGCTGCGCAACTGCGAGCTGCCGGTGGCGTTGCAGGCCTTCGCCAGCGACCTGGACGGCTTCCCCGCCGGGGCCGGTCCGTTGAGCGTGATCGCGCCGATCACCGAGGCGTCCGCCGAGTACCAGGCGATCGCGTACGCGCTGGAGACGCCGGGGGTGGAGCTGCTGCTGGTGGACCGCTCCACCGACCACGTCTTCCAGTGGCAGTCCGACGACCGGACGGACCCGGCCGCCGCTGCGGACGGCGACGACGAACCGGCGCAGCAGAGCGGGCAGGGCCAGCAGCAGGGCCAGGCAACCGGCGAGGACGACGAGAAGGCGCTGCACGGCGACGCCGTCGGTGTCGGCATCGGCGACCTGCGCCCCGGGTTCGCCGAGTTGGAGGCGTACCTGCTGCACCACGGCAAGGTGCGGCACTGGTCGGAATGGTGGGACCAGTACGTCGAGCAGCCGCTGATCGGCGCCGACCACGACACGTACCGGCAGGTCATGGTCATGATCGGCAGCCTGTTCCGGCGGCTGCGGCCGAGCGACGCGGCGCGACTCGACCGCGACGAGGACCGGGAACGCTACATGTGGACCCGGATACGCGACCACCTTGCCGCCTACGGTGCCGACCCGGCCGACTGCCTGTACGTCTGCGGCGCGTTCCACGCCGCCAGCCGGGTCGAGCAGTTCGGCGTCCGGTCGACCGCGCCGTTCGAGATCACCGCGCCGACCGGCACCAAGTGGCGGTACGGGCTGATCCCGTCCAGCCACTCGGCGATCGAGGCACAGTTCGGGCTGGCCGGCGGCACGGTGTCGATCGCCGCCAGCACCTGGCAGAAGGCGCTGACCGGCAGCAGGGTCACCCCGTACCGGCTGGCCGGGCAGCAGGGCGGGCGCAAGAGTTCGGCCCGTAAGCCGAAGAAGGCGGCGCGGCCAGCGACCGGCAACGGCGGCGGTACGGCGGGGGCCGCGGTCCCTGGTGACGACCGGCTCAGCGGCTTCCTGGCCGCCCCGAGCCGGCCCGGCGAGCTCGACGAGGCCGAGTTGCGCGGCTGGTCGGTCGACATCGTCCGGCTGGCCCGGCGCAACGGCTACCTGGCCAGCACCGCCGACGCGATCGCCATCTTCGAGACGGCGGTGCTGCTGGCCGGGATGCGCAACCGGCGCCGGCCCACCCCGTACGACTTCGCCGACGCCGCGGTCACCTGCATCGAGAAGGACGTGGTGCCGGGCCGGCGCGACGTCCGCCGGCTCTGCGAGATCATGTTCGGCGGTGACCGGATCGGTCGGGTCGGCTACGACGCGATGCCGCCGCTGGCCCGGGACGTCTACGACCGGCTGGCACCCATCGGGTTGGACCCGAAGCGGCGTACCGTCCAGCGGGCACTGCTGGACCTGCACGGGCAGCCGGAGCTGCGACCCTGCTCCGATCTGCTGTGGATGCTGCGACGGCTGCTGCCACCGGAGGTGGTCCGGCCGATCATGGGCGAGCGGCGGCTCGGCGAAAAGTCGGTCCAGGAGAGCTGGGACGTCGCGATCGGTCGCCACCAGCGGTCGATCATCGAGCTCGGCTACGAGGGCGTGACCATCGAGCAGGTGCTCGAACAGCGGCTGCGCCGCGCGGCCTGGGATCCGCAGGCCACGGCGGCACACGCCCTCGCGGCGGTCGAGGACTCACTGCTGTTCCTGAGCAACCGGCGGCTCACCGACGAGCTCGGTGCCCGGGCCGTGCAGTTACTCGCCGCCGAACGCACCGCCGACGGGGCACCGGAGGTGTTGCAGCGGATCCGGCAGCTGCTGGCGTACTACCGCACCAGCGGTGAGCCGGAGCTGCCGGCCTGGTGCCAGGACTTCGTCAGCACCGGGTACGCCCATTACTGCACCCTGCTGCCGACCGCGTTCGTCGACGACGAGACCGGGCTGCGGCAGGTGGCGGCAATGCTGGGCTTCCTGATGACCATGGAGAGCGTCGCCATGGCGTTGGGCTGCGACCGGACCCAGCTGGAGCTGGCGGTACGCCAGTCGCATCCGGAAGTACCGGCGAAGATCGCGTTGCACTGGGCGGCGCAGTCCCAGCTCGGCCAGCTGCCACTGGCCGAGCTGCGCGAGCGGTGCGCCGATCTGCTGGCCAGCCCGCTCACCGTCGGGACGTTCCCGCACTACCTGAGCGGGTTCGTGCAGGCGTTGGAGCCGGTGCCGACGTTGACACCGTTCGTGGTGGAGGTGCTGTCGGCGGCGTTCGGTCATCTGCCCGACCCGGTGCTGCTGCCCTGGCTGCCGATGCTGATCACCACGCTGCGCGAGCAGGCCGGCGAGTTGGTGCCGATCCTGGTCCGAGAGGCCGGCCGAACCTTCCCGGCCTCGCTGCCGGCGCTGGATTCCTGGACCCCGCCCTGGGCCGCGGCCGCCCCAACCGCCACGCAGACCGGGATGCCCGGCGGCGGGACGGCGCCTGCGGCGGAGGCTGCCCGGTACGCGATGTCCGGGCCGGCACCGGAGCTGCTGGCCGAGTTTCCGTTGGCCGCCGTGGCGGTGGCGGACCTGCTGGACTGCGCCGCCGACCCGGTCGGCGGCGCAGTCGCCGCGCCACCGGCCGCCGGGGATCTGGCGGTGGCCGACCTGCTGGAGCGGTTCCCGGCGAGCGCGGCCGGGGTCGCCGCCCACGTCGGACTGGTTCCGGCCGCCGGTTGA
- a CDS encoding 50S ribosomal protein L11 methyltransferase translates to MAPDPLQRQLFDDAAGTDSGGADQLRLTRVPLAAEIQLFLADDPTLLWARLEAAAGRRLPPPYWASAWAGGQALARYLLDNPGLVAGRRVLDVASGSGLVAIAAAMAGAATVTANDIDPYAATAIALNAVVNDARLTTTVDDLLDGTVTEVDLVLAGDALYNAELATRVLPFLGRLADRGVQVLVGDPGRGHCAFDRLEPVVSYHQLNAGAAEDSLLDRTQVLTLLPHR, encoded by the coding sequence CTGGCACCGGATCCCCTCCAACGGCAACTCTTCGACGACGCCGCCGGCACCGACAGCGGCGGAGCTGACCAGCTCCGACTGACCAGGGTGCCGCTCGCGGCGGAGATCCAGCTGTTCCTCGCCGACGATCCGACGCTGCTCTGGGCCCGGTTGGAGGCTGCCGCCGGCCGGCGGCTACCGCCGCCGTACTGGGCCTCGGCGTGGGCCGGCGGTCAGGCACTGGCCCGCTACCTGCTGGACAACCCCGGCCTGGTCGCCGGGCGGCGGGTGCTCGATGTCGCCTCCGGCTCCGGGCTGGTCGCCATCGCGGCTGCAATGGCGGGTGCGGCGACGGTCACCGCCAACGACATCGATCCGTACGCCGCGACCGCGATAGCGCTCAACGCCGTCGTCAACGACGCCCGGCTCACCACCACCGTCGACGACCTGCTCGACGGCACCGTGACCGAGGTGGACCTGGTGCTGGCCGGCGACGCGTTGTACAACGCCGAACTCGCCACCCGGGTGCTGCCGTTCCTCGGCCGGCTCGCCGACCGGGGCGTGCAGGTGCTGGTGGGTGACCCGGGCAGGGGCCACTGCGCCTTCGACCGGCTCGAACCGGTCGTCAGCTACCACCAGCTCAACGCGGGCGCCGCCGAGGACTCGTTGCTCGACCGCACCCAGGTACTGACCCTCCTGCCGCATCGCTGA